In the genome of Carnobacterium pleistocenium FTR1, one region contains:
- the recD2 gene encoding SF1B family DNA helicase RecD2, whose product MQDNLDLFAGDPPYVVGQVAAIFYQNPTNFYKVILARVVDTNSSFTEKEIVVTGNFGQIQEDETYRFFGQLTDHPKFGVQFTAERYRQEKPTSAEGVIAYLSSDKFPGIGKKTAETIVELLGDDAIDQINADETVLGKIPGLNNKKKEVIVNMIRSSNGMEKIIIGLNDFGFGSRLAYTIYQTYQAETLEIIQENPYQLIEDIDNIGFKKADAIAENLGFAADSPGRIQAAILFSLNELCLSEGNTYTLAESLLHEAIRVLEESRPFIIEPDLVAKELLNLVEENKLIEDNHKLYIKSLYAAEWGIATSVNRLMANSKKIQYPAHNIQKEIRKMEKRLGIQYGDSQIEAIEDAVTSPVFILTGGPGTGKTTVLNGIVTLFAELNGLSLEIDDYKDKIFPILLAAPTGRAAKRMNESTGLPSSTIHRLLGLNGQEKPNAELSDRELEGGLLIVDEMSMVDTWLANQLLRAVPQNMQVIFVGDKDQLPSVGPGQVLHDLIKAKQIPSRELTEIYRQDDGSSIISLAHAIKEGKLPADFTKNKKDRSFFQCNTYQIEPIIRRVVEKAKEKGFTAQDIQVLAPMYRGPAGIDALNKMMQEIFNPNPSGKRKEVKFNEKSYRIGDKVLQLVNYPEMNVFNGDMGEIVGINLAKETEDKVDEIVIQFDANEVVYKRNEWMKITLAYCCSIHKSQGSEFKMVILPMVQNYHRMLRRDLLYTAITRSSELLILCGEPYAFEECVAKSSATRLTTLTERLLKDKEQQVELVVKPIVNKERPIIKAKEKQPSVIGNEQLSETESEIESIGERESKNYRLTIDMIQSNEIDSMIGMAGIVPNL is encoded by the coding sequence ATGCAAGACAACTTAGATTTATTTGCAGGAGACCCTCCCTATGTCGTAGGACAAGTTGCTGCAATCTTCTATCAAAATCCAACAAATTTTTATAAAGTAATTTTAGCACGAGTGGTCGATACAAATAGTTCCTTTACAGAAAAAGAAATTGTTGTTACGGGGAACTTTGGACAAATTCAAGAAGATGAGACATATCGTTTTTTTGGTCAATTGACTGACCATCCAAAATTTGGTGTGCAATTCACTGCGGAACGGTATCGACAAGAGAAACCAACTTCAGCAGAGGGTGTTATTGCCTATCTATCAAGTGATAAATTTCCTGGAATAGGAAAAAAAACGGCTGAAACAATTGTTGAACTTTTAGGTGATGATGCAATTGATCAAATTAATGCAGATGAAACAGTTTTAGGCAAGATTCCTGGCTTGAATAACAAAAAAAAAGAAGTCATTGTTAATATGATTCGTTCAAGTAATGGGATGGAAAAGATTATTATTGGACTAAATGATTTTGGTTTTGGGAGCCGTTTAGCTTATACGATCTATCAGACGTATCAAGCTGAAACACTGGAAATCATTCAAGAGAATCCATACCAATTAATTGAAGATATTGATAATATTGGATTCAAAAAAGCCGATGCAATCGCAGAAAATCTGGGCTTTGCAGCAGATTCTCCTGGGCGTATCCAGGCAGCTATTTTATTTTCGCTAAATGAGTTGTGTCTTAGTGAAGGTAACACCTATACATTAGCAGAATCTCTTTTACATGAAGCGATAAGAGTATTAGAAGAAAGTCGACCATTTATTATCGAACCGGATTTAGTGGCAAAAGAGTTATTAAATTTGGTTGAAGAAAATAAATTGATTGAAGATAACCATAAATTATATATCAAGTCACTGTATGCTGCTGAATGGGGAATTGCGACTTCGGTAAATCGTTTAATGGCGAACAGCAAAAAAATACAATATCCAGCACATAATATCCAAAAAGAAATTCGAAAAATGGAAAAAAGATTGGGTATCCAATATGGAGATTCACAAATTGAAGCCATTGAAGACGCTGTGACTTCACCAGTATTCATTTTGACTGGAGGACCTGGTACTGGGAAAACAACGGTACTAAATGGTATTGTAACTTTATTTGCAGAACTGAATGGTTTATCACTAGAAATAGATGATTATAAAGATAAGATTTTTCCTATTCTTTTAGCAGCTCCAACAGGACGTGCTGCTAAAAGAATGAATGAATCTACTGGACTGCCTAGTAGTACAATTCATCGACTTTTAGGGCTAAATGGCCAAGAGAAACCAAATGCGGAACTTTCTGATAGAGAATTAGAAGGCGGATTATTGATAGTAGATGAGATGTCAATGGTAGATACCTGGCTAGCAAATCAATTATTAAGAGCTGTACCACAAAATATGCAAGTTATATTTGTAGGAGATAAAGACCAATTGCCCTCAGTTGGTCCAGGTCAGGTATTGCATGATTTGATTAAGGCGAAACAAATTCCTAGTAGAGAATTGACTGAAATTTACCGTCAAGATGACGGTTCTTCAATTATTTCTTTAGCTCATGCAATAAAAGAAGGAAAGTTGCCGGCTGATTTCACAAAAAATAAAAAAGATCGATCATTTTTCCAATGCAATACTTATCAAATTGAACCTATTATTCGTCGTGTGGTAGAAAAGGCTAAAGAAAAGGGATTTACTGCCCAAGATATTCAAGTTTTGGCACCCATGTATCGAGGTCCTGCTGGAATAGATGCATTAAATAAAATGATGCAAGAAATTTTTAATCCCAATCCTTCAGGTAAACGAAAAGAAGTTAAATTTAATGAAAAAAGTTACCGCATTGGAGATAAAGTACTGCAATTGGTAAATTATCCAGAAATGAACGTATTTAATGGGGATATGGGAGAAATCGTTGGAATCAATCTAGCTAAGGAAACAGAAGATAAAGTGGATGAGATTGTGATTCAATTTGATGCCAATGAAGTCGTTTATAAACGAAATGAATGGATGAAAATCACTTTAGCTTATTGCTGTTCTATCCATAAGTCTCAAGGATCAGAGTTTAAAATGGTTATTTTACCAATGGTACAAAATTATCACCGCATGTTGAGACGTGACTTACTGTATACTGCTATTACAAGAAGTAGTGAGTTGCTTATTTTATGTGGTGAGCCCTATGCTTTTGAGGAATGTGTCGCTAAATCTTCGGCAACTAGATTAACCACATTGACAGAACGTCTATTGAAAGATAAAGAACAACAAGTCGAATTGGTTGTGAAACCAATCGTTAATAAAGAAAGACCAATAATAAAAGCTAAAGAAAAACAACCCTCTGTTATTGGTAATGAGCAACTGTCTGAAACTGAGAGTGAAATTGAGTCGATTGGTGAAAGGGAATCTAAAAATTATCGCTTAACAATCGATATGATTCAATCTAATGAAATTGATTCAATGATTGGAATGGCAGGAATTGTGCCGAATTTATAA
- a CDS encoding tetratricopeptide repeat protein, whose translation MDRNHEAFQLWEKGKFNEAIQLLIQEIDDNPANSDCYYNLATMFILGKKYEDAKAVLETAIEKYPENPIFVYAFGNLYYEIEDYTTALTYFKQVSQFDETSLKKDAMVMIGQIYLALNQSKMALAYFLSAYEEDKLDKTLILLIGNTLMQLGTFEEAKKYFELSIEQSPQNDEAWFKRGVVGMALKEEVDSLKQYFDKAKELDPVKYEERTKQLQAIEVMMKNQKD comes from the coding sequence ATGGATCGAAATCATGAAGCTTTTCAGCTATGGGAAAAAGGCAAGTTTAATGAAGCCATTCAATTACTTATACAAGAAATTGATGATAATCCTGCAAATAGCGATTGTTATTACAATTTAGCAACGATGTTTATTTTAGGGAAAAAATACGAAGATGCAAAAGCTGTATTAGAAACAGCTATTGAAAAGTATCCTGAAAATCCTATTTTTGTCTATGCCTTTGGAAATTTATATTATGAAATCGAGGATTATACAACCGCTCTAACTTATTTTAAGCAAGTGTCCCAATTCGATGAGACCTCATTAAAAAAGGATGCTATGGTAATGATTGGGCAAATTTATTTAGCTTTAAATCAGTCTAAAATGGCATTAGCTTATTTTCTAAGTGCTTATGAAGAAGACAAACTAGACAAGACTTTAATTTTATTAATTGGGAATACGTTAATGCAGTTAGGTACATTTGAAGAAGCAAAAAAATACTTTGAATTAAGTATCGAACAATCACCTCAAAATGATGAAGCTTGGTTTAAACGTGGAGTAGTAGGGATGGCATTAAAAGAAGAAGTTGACTCTCTTAAGCAGTACTTCGATAAAGCAAAAGAATTAGATCCGGTAAAATATGAAGAACGCACCAAACAATTACAAGCGATAGAGGTCATGATGAAAAATCAAAAAGACTGA
- the mnmA gene encoding tRNA 2-thiouridine(34) synthase MnmA, which translates to MQDNSKTRIVVGMSGGVDSSVTALVLKQQGYDVVGIFMKNWDDTDEFGVCTATEDYNDVALVANQIGIPYYSINFEKQYWDKVFTYFLEEYKKGRTPNPDVMCNKEIKFKAFLDYAIELGADYVATGHYAQVERDENGVTHMLRGLDNNKDQTYFLNQLSQEQLAKTLFPLGGMQKPEVRRIAEEAGLATAKKKDSTGVCFIGERDFKKFLMTYLPAQPGNMVTVDGEVKGQHDGLMYYTIGQRQGLGIGGGGASSEPWFVVGKDLELNNLYVGQGFNHEWLKATHLEASDLHFTTNEEKALTFKCTAKFRYRQADTSVTVHLSEDRKTATVEFDEPVRAITPGQAVVFYDGMECLGGGTIDAAYNETKELQYV; encoded by the coding sequence ATGCAAGACAATAGCAAGACTCGTATCGTGGTTGGTATGAGCGGAGGAGTTGACTCATCCGTTACAGCTTTAGTATTGAAACAACAAGGCTATGATGTTGTGGGAATTTTTATGAAAAACTGGGATGACACAGATGAGTTTGGTGTTTGTACAGCGACAGAAGATTATAATGATGTTGCACTTGTAGCAAATCAAATTGGCATTCCGTATTATTCTATTAACTTTGAAAAGCAATATTGGGATAAAGTCTTTACCTACTTTTTAGAAGAATATAAAAAAGGACGTACTCCTAATCCAGATGTTATGTGTAACAAAGAAATTAAATTTAAAGCTTTCTTAGACTATGCTATTGAGTTGGGAGCAGATTACGTCGCTACTGGCCATTATGCTCAAGTAGAACGTGATGAAAATGGCGTTACACATATGTTAAGAGGATTAGATAACAACAAAGATCAAACTTACTTTTTAAATCAATTGTCGCAAGAACAATTAGCAAAAACGTTATTTCCTTTGGGAGGCATGCAAAAACCTGAAGTGCGTAGAATTGCTGAAGAAGCTGGGTTAGCTACAGCTAAGAAAAAAGACTCTACTGGTGTTTGTTTTATTGGAGAACGCGATTTCAAAAAATTCTTGATGACTTATTTACCTGCTCAACCGGGCAACATGGTGACGGTAGACGGCGAAGTAAAAGGACAACATGATGGCTTGATGTACTACACAATTGGGCAACGTCAAGGATTAGGTATTGGCGGCGGCGGAGCTTCAAGTGAACCTTGGTTCGTTGTTGGCAAAGACTTAGAATTAAATAATTTATACGTAGGACAAGGGTTCAATCATGAATGGCTGAAGGCTACTCATTTAGAAGCTTCTGACCTTCATTTCACAACGAATGAAGAAAAAGCTCTTACATTCAAATGTACAGCGAAATTCCGTTACCGACAAGCTGACACAAGCGTAACGGTTCACTTAAGTGAAGATAGAAAAACAGCTACAGTTGAATTTGATGAACCTGTGCGTGCCATCACTCCAGGGCAAGCAGTTGTTTTTTACGATGGTATGGAATGTTTAGGCGGCGGTACAATCGATGCAGCTTACAATGAAACAAAAGAACTACAATATGTTTAA
- a CDS encoding cysteine desulfurase — protein MAFEKRAALLGSNEQFQVSSSAKKYTLRDNGFEETKKGNFQLTRTMDINMINNQGVKLKIIVSNELTQLKISVTTNNGLRTVNIYNGDAYQEIREQVAFTLENLVERGVLEKV, from the coding sequence ATGGCATTTGAAAAAAGAGCAGCTCTACTTGGATCTAATGAACAGTTTCAAGTAAGTTCTAGCGCAAAAAAATACACCTTAAGAGACAATGGATTTGAGGAAACAAAAAAAGGGAATTTTCAATTGACCCGTACGATGGATATCAATATGATAAATAATCAAGGGGTAAAGTTGAAAATTATCGTTTCAAATGAGTTAACCCAATTAAAAATTTCGGTAACAACAAACAATGGTCTGCGAACAGTAAATATCTACAATGGAGATGCGTATCAAGAAATTCGCGAACAAGTAGCATTTACACTCGAGAATCTTGTGGAACGCGGTGTATTAGAAAAAGTGTAA
- a CDS encoding cysteine desulfurase family protein has product MEKMYFDHAATSPIHPEVIEVIYEAMKNHYGNASSIHNFGRDSRRIVDNARMVFAKSIGAKPGEIIITSGGTESDNTAIIETALKRQPDGKHIITSAVEHHAVLKPMEYLEKLGFEVTYLPVNKRGQVDPMMVEEALRPDTILVSIMYANNEVGTVMDIAKIGAIIEESESTAYFHTDAVQAYGTQKIDVKRDHIDLLSISGHKINGPKGIGFLYVHEDIFLPSFMLGGEQEKKHRAGTEDIPAIAGLQKAVEIMQPQREERQVKYVELRMQLIELLTQADVTFEVNGNSDKQLANVVSLWFKGVPAEQLLMSLDLGGIAVSAGSACTAGSIEPSHVLLAMYGEKSPIIAETIRISFGLGTTSEQISYLAEQVIKISSRLKR; this is encoded by the coding sequence ATGGAAAAAATGTATTTTGATCATGCCGCAACTAGTCCTATTCACCCAGAAGTTATTGAAGTCATTTATGAAGCAATGAAGAATCATTATGGAAATGCATCAAGTATCCATAATTTTGGCAGAGACAGCCGTCGCATAGTCGATAATGCACGAATGGTTTTTGCTAAAAGTATTGGTGCTAAACCGGGTGAAATTATTATTACTAGTGGTGGAACAGAATCAGATAATACCGCAATTATTGAAACGGCTTTAAAAAGACAACCGGACGGAAAACACATTATTACGTCAGCTGTTGAGCATCATGCTGTTTTGAAACCAATGGAATATTTAGAGAAGCTAGGATTTGAAGTAACCTATTTGCCAGTGAATAAAAGAGGGCAGGTCGACCCTATGATGGTTGAAGAAGCGCTGAGACCTGACACCATTTTAGTTTCGATCATGTATGCAAATAACGAAGTCGGTACTGTAATGGATATAGCTAAAATTGGTGCTATTATTGAAGAAAGTGAATCTACAGCATACTTTCATACTGATGCTGTACAAGCATATGGAACACAAAAAATCGATGTTAAAAGAGACCATATTGATTTATTGTCTATTTCTGGGCACAAAATTAATGGACCTAAAGGGATTGGATTTCTTTATGTTCATGAAGATATCTTTTTACCAAGCTTTATGCTGGGCGGCGAACAAGAAAAAAAACACCGAGCCGGTACTGAAGATATTCCTGCTATTGCTGGGTTACAAAAGGCGGTGGAAATTATGCAGCCGCAAAGAGAAGAACGCCAAGTAAAATATGTTGAATTACGAATGCAACTCATTGAATTACTTACCCAAGCGGATGTAACATTTGAGGTGAACGGAAATTCGGATAAACAATTGGCCAATGTAGTTAGTTTGTGGTTTAAAGGTGTTCCTGCTGAGCAGTTGTTAATGAGCTTGGATTTAGGTGGAATAGCTGTGTCAGCTGGTTCAGCGTGCACAGCTGGAAGTATCGAACCAAGTCATGTCTTATTAGCCATGTACGGAGAAAAGAGTCCTATTATTGCTGAAACTATTCGGATCAGTTTTGGTCTGGGCACAACTTCAGAACAAATCAGTTATTTAGCAGAACAAGTGATAAAAATTAGTTCAAGATTAAAAAGATAA
- the gshAB gene encoding bifunctional glutamate--cysteine ligase GshA/glutathione synthetase GshB: MKTVKQMIKETNTNAAFYQAVFGIEKEGLRVKSNGQLALTDHPHEFGNRNFHPYIQTDFSESQLELISPPLASVQGSYNWLAALHDVALQTIPLDESIWPMSMPMVLPDESIIPIAKLDNQKDVKYRETLTHKYGKKKQMISGLHYNFELDEQLISRLFESQTDYPDKNVFKSMLYLKLTKNFLRYRWLLTYLLGASPIVDDSFFTDQEIPKNYVRSIRSSHYGYVNRPDVSVSFNSIEEYVHSLKNMVEKGLLSEEKEFYSAVRFRGTDKAEKLLTQGISYLELRGFDLNPFDPFGMSKRTIEFIHLFCLYMIWMDETATVDEIKLGEEMSQLTAMEHPEQKSGFQAEGLRLLNEMEEMLQSTNGPKEAFHFIQEAKKQIGDPKLTIAARMIKAIEEKGSYIEFGLALAKQYKEEAVKRPYNLRGFEKLEMSTQLLIMDAMQKGIQVEVLDEQDQFLKLTIGKHIEFVKNGNMTAKDTYIAPLIMENKTVTKKILASAGFHVPAGEEYTTLEEGKEAFWRYQQKQIVVKPKSTNYGIGISIFKQLPTKEDYEQAIEIAFKEDTAILVEEYISGTEYRFFVLDGKVPAILLRIPANVVGDGKRTIKELVDKKNEDPLRGELKHHSPLERIELGEIEQLMLKGQSYTIESIPKKDTIVYLRENSNISTGGDSIDVTDEIDESYKQAAIDMSEIIGAKVSGIDLIIPDPTLSSTKEHRGYTVLEANFNPAMHMHAFVYKGKGRRLTMGILKMLFPELWEKETINA; the protein is encoded by the coding sequence ATGAAGACAGTTAAACAAATGATAAAAGAAACAAATACAAACGCAGCTTTTTATCAAGCGGTTTTTGGAATTGAAAAAGAAGGATTAAGAGTAAAGTCAAATGGACAGCTTGCGTTAACGGATCACCCACATGAATTTGGGAATAGAAATTTTCATCCATATATTCAAACAGATTTCAGTGAGTCGCAATTAGAATTAATCAGTCCTCCCTTAGCATCGGTCCAAGGAAGTTACAATTGGTTGGCAGCATTGCATGACGTTGCTCTTCAAACAATTCCTCTTGATGAATCAATATGGCCAATGAGCATGCCAATGGTTCTTCCAGATGAATCAATCATTCCTATTGCAAAGTTAGATAATCAAAAAGATGTTAAGTATAGAGAAACTTTGACTCACAAATACGGTAAAAAAAAGCAAATGATTAGCGGGTTACATTACAATTTTGAATTAGATGAGCAGCTGATTTCACGATTATTTGAAAGCCAAACAGATTATCCAGACAAAAATGTATTTAAATCGATGCTTTATTTGAAGCTAACAAAAAATTTCTTGCGCTATCGTTGGCTCTTAACCTACTTATTGGGAGCTTCTCCGATAGTAGATGATTCTTTTTTTACAGATCAAGAAATTCCGAAAAACTATGTTCGAAGTATTCGCAGCAGTCATTACGGATATGTCAATCGGCCAGATGTTTCTGTTTCATTCAATTCAATTGAAGAGTATGTTCACAGCTTAAAAAATATGGTAGAAAAAGGTCTTTTATCAGAAGAAAAAGAATTTTACTCAGCTGTTCGTTTTCGTGGAACGGATAAAGCAGAAAAATTATTAACTCAAGGCATTTCTTATCTTGAATTACGTGGTTTTGACTTAAATCCTTTCGACCCATTTGGTATGTCAAAACGAACCATCGAATTTATCCATCTTTTTTGTTTGTATATGATTTGGATGGATGAAACGGCTACTGTGGATGAAATTAAATTGGGAGAAGAGATGAGTCAATTAACGGCCATGGAACACCCAGAACAAAAATCTGGATTTCAAGCAGAAGGATTACGTTTATTAAATGAAATGGAAGAAATGCTTCAATCAACAAATGGACCAAAAGAAGCCTTTCACTTTATTCAAGAAGCTAAAAAACAAATCGGCGACCCTAAATTAACGATTGCTGCTCGTATGATAAAAGCTATAGAAGAAAAAGGCTCATATATCGAATTTGGTCTAGCGTTAGCTAAGCAGTATAAAGAAGAAGCTGTTAAGAGACCGTATAATTTAAGAGGATTTGAAAAATTAGAAATGTCTACTCAATTGCTGATAATGGATGCTATGCAAAAAGGTATTCAAGTAGAAGTATTAGATGAACAAGATCAATTCTTAAAATTAACGATTGGCAAACATATTGAATTTGTGAAAAATGGAAATATGACAGCGAAAGATACCTATATTGCTCCATTGATTATGGAGAATAAAACGGTCACTAAAAAAATACTTGCTTCGGCAGGGTTCCACGTTCCAGCTGGGGAAGAGTACACAACTTTGGAAGAAGGAAAAGAAGCATTCTGGCGTTACCAACAAAAGCAAATTGTAGTAAAACCTAAATCGACTAACTATGGTATAGGCATCTCTATTTTTAAACAATTGCCTACTAAAGAAGATTATGAACAAGCCATTGAGATTGCGTTCAAAGAAGATACAGCGATATTGGTTGAAGAATATATCTCTGGAACAGAATACCGGTTCTTTGTGTTAGATGGAAAAGTTCCAGCAATTTTATTGAGAATACCCGCTAATGTTGTTGGCGATGGTAAAAGAACTATAAAAGAATTGGTTGATAAAAAGAATGAAGATCCTTTGCGTGGTGAATTAAAACACCATTCTCCGCTTGAAAGGATAGAATTAGGCGAAATTGAACAATTGATGCTAAAGGGACAATCTTATACCATCGAAAGTATTCCTAAGAAAGATACCATCGTTTATTTAAGAGAAAATTCAAATATCAGTACGGGTGGAGATTCCATTGACGTTACAGATGAAATTGATGAAAGTTACAAGCAAGCAGCGATAGACATGTCTGAAATCATTGGTGCAAAAGTTAGTGGAATCGATTTGATCATTCCAGATCCAACTCTTTCGAGCACAAAAGAACACCGAGGATATACTGTATTAGAAGCTAATTTCAATCCTGCTATGCATATGCATGCGTTTGTCTATAAAGGCAAAGGCCGTCGTTTAACGATGGGAATCTTGAAAATGTTGTTTCCCGAATTATGGGAAAAAGAAACAATTAACGCATAA
- a CDS encoding pyrophosphohydrolase domain-containing protein — MTKSSFEQVQEFHEVFGKAIKKRPQALTSEEAVNRANFTTEELVEFLYASVKGDIPKFDALVLEWQKATEEAINRIKVQQKEVHSPLIGQVDALTDANYFNYGSFVLLGIDPEPIFSIVHQANMGKVFADGKPRHRKTDGKVMKPANWETDFAPEPKIRAEIERQINRADEGIV; from the coding sequence ATGACTAAATCATCATTTGAGCAAGTTCAAGAATTTCATGAAGTATTTGGTAAGGCGATAAAAAAAAGACCCCAGGCTTTAACGTCAGAAGAAGCTGTTAATCGGGCAAATTTTACAACTGAAGAATTAGTAGAATTTCTTTATGCTAGCGTAAAAGGGGATATTCCAAAATTTGATGCTTTAGTTTTAGAATGGCAGAAAGCTACTGAGGAAGCTATAAATAGAATAAAAGTGCAGCAAAAAGAAGTGCATAGTCCGTTGATTGGGCAAGTAGATGCGTTGACGGATGCAAATTATTTTAATTATGGTTCTTTTGTTCTCCTAGGTATTGATCCGGAGCCTATCTTCTCCATTGTGCATCAAGCAAATATGGGGAAAGTTTTTGCTGATGGCAAACCGCGTCACAGAAAAACAGATGGGAAAGTAATGAAACCAGCTAATTGGGAAACGGATTTTGCTCCTGAACCAAAAATTCGAGCAGAAATTGAGCGACAAATAAATCGAGCAGATGAGGGAATAGTATAA
- a CDS encoding replication-associated recombination protein A, with protein MNQPLAYRMRPTHIDNIVGQQHLVGKGKIIRRMVEAKMLSSMILYGPPGIGKTSIASAIAGTTKFAFRVLNAASDTKKDLQIVVEEAKMSGTVILLLDEVHRLDKPKQDFLLPHLENGRIILIGATTENPYITINPAIRSRTQIFELKPLSNEDIQSALWNAVNDSEKGFGKEKVVITDEALLHFSRATNGDLRSSLNGLELAIKSTDPDEQGTINITLNIAEECIQRKALTHDKDGDAHYDVISALQKSIRGSDVNAAMHYLARLIEAGDLPIISRRLMVIAYEDIGLANPSAASRTVTAIQAAEKLGLPEARIPLANVVVDLCLSPKSNSSYVAIDAALQDVRAGKSGDVPDHLRDSHYSGAKKLGRGVDYLYPHSYPGAWVNQQYLPDRLKKASYYTPNHTGKYEDTLAKQYEFINSKKSR; from the coding sequence ATGAATCAACCTTTAGCTTATCGAATGAGGCCAACTCATATTGATAATATTGTAGGACAACAACACTTAGTTGGAAAAGGAAAAATCATTCGGCGTATGGTAGAAGCAAAAATGCTCTCATCAATGATTTTATATGGTCCTCCTGGGATTGGTAAAACAAGTATTGCGAGTGCAATTGCCGGAACGACAAAATTTGCTTTTAGAGTCTTAAACGCTGCCAGTGACACCAAAAAAGATCTACAAATCGTTGTAGAAGAAGCTAAAATGAGCGGTACTGTTATTTTACTTTTAGATGAAGTTCATCGCTTAGATAAACCTAAACAAGATTTTTTATTGCCTCACCTAGAAAACGGACGTATTATTTTAATTGGAGCCACTACAGAAAATCCATATATTACGATCAATCCCGCCATCAGAAGCAGAACTCAGATTTTCGAACTTAAACCTCTTTCTAATGAAGATATTCAAAGTGCTTTGTGGAATGCCGTAAATGATTCAGAAAAAGGTTTTGGAAAAGAAAAAGTCGTTATTACAGATGAAGCTTTACTACACTTTTCTAGAGCTACAAATGGAGATTTGAGAAGTTCGTTAAATGGATTAGAACTGGCAATCAAATCAACAGATCCAGATGAACAAGGTACGATAAACATCACTTTAAATATTGCAGAAGAATGTATCCAAAGAAAAGCTTTAACACATGATAAAGATGGCGATGCTCATTACGATGTAATTTCAGCTTTACAGAAATCAATCCGTGGCAGTGATGTAAATGCCGCCATGCATTATCTCGCAAGACTGATTGAAGCTGGCGATTTGCCAATTATATCAAGACGTTTAATGGTTATAGCATACGAAGATATCGGGCTAGCTAATCCTTCTGCCGCTTCTAGGACTGTCACTGCCATCCAGGCAGCTGAAAAACTTGGCCTTCCAGAGGCTAGAATTCCCTTAGCAAATGTAGTCGTTGATTTATGTCTATCTCCAAAATCAAATTCGTCTTATGTAGCGATTGATGCAGCTCTACAAGATGTGCGTGCTGGAAAAAGTGGCGATGTACCAGATCATTTAAGAGACTCTCATTATAGCGGAGCAAAAAAACTTGGACGAGGTGTGGACTATCTTTATCCACATAGCTATCCGGGTGCATGGGTAAATCAGCAATATTTACCTGATAGATTGAAAAAAGCTTCTTATTATACTCCAAATCATACCGGGAAATATGAAGATACTTTAGCAAAACAATATGAATTTATTAATTCAAAAAAAAGTAGATAA
- a CDS encoding universal stress protein, which yields MLQQYNRILVAVDGSAEAELAFKKAVQVAVRNSATLVLTHVIDTRAFQSISTFDGAMADKASEQAKNTLEEYVRYAKNHRVQDVIYSIEYGSPKVIIAKQIPEDQKIDLILLGATGLNAVERIFIGSVSEYVIRHANCDVLIVRTDLENKRD from the coding sequence ATGTTACAACAATATAATCGAATCTTAGTTGCTGTGGATGGTTCAGCTGAAGCTGAATTAGCATTTAAAAAAGCTGTACAAGTTGCAGTTCGTAATTCTGCTACGTTAGTTCTTACACATGTTATTGATACTCGAGCATTTCAAAGTATTTCTACCTTCGATGGCGCTATGGCTGACAAAGCAAGTGAACAAGCCAAAAACACCTTAGAAGAATATGTACGTTATGCAAAAAACCATCGTGTTCAAGATGTTATTTATTCTATTGAATACGGTTCTCCAAAAGTAATCATTGCAAAACAAATTCCTGAAGATCAAAAGATTGATTTGATTTTGTTAGGAGCAACTGGTTTGAATGCTGTTGAGCGTATTTTCATTGGTTCCGTCTCAGAGTATGTTATCCGACATGCTAATTGTGATGTTTTGATTGTACGGACAGATTTAGAAAATAAAAGAGATTAA